One genomic window of Hydra vulgaris chromosome 03, alternate assembly HydraT2T_AEP includes the following:
- the LOC136078694 gene encoding uncharacterized protein LOC136078694 — translation MSIEQADLDVSFENLMPVPHRDRPQSSRPRKKPPSYELTSEENVAFIQERTKPITKKAAKEKETSKEKKQKKTVKQKVIKKKKESKKEKKQKEEDICKYCGFAYSEATDLLIDDEWIECDACRDWLHESCIEITVRGQLCADCVQTTTK, via the coding sequence ATGTCAATTGAACAAGCAGACCTCGATGTTTCTTTCGAAAACTTGATGCCAGTGCCACACAGAGATCGACCACAAAGCAGTCGGCCACGTAAGAAACCACCATCTTATGAATTGACATCAGAAGAAAATGTAGCATTTATTCAAGAAAGAACCAaaccaataacaaaaaaagcagcTAAAGAGAAAGAGACCAGCAAAGAAAAGAAACAGAAGAAAACTGTTAAacagaaagttataaaaaaaaagaaagaatccaaaaaagaaaagaaacaaaaagaagagGACATTTGCAAATATTGTGGGTTTGCATATAGTGAAGCAACTGATCTTCTCATTGATGATGAATGGATTGAGTGTGACGCGTGCCGTGATTGGTTACATGAGAGCTGTATCGAAATAACCGTGCGTGGACAACTATGTGCTGATTGTGTTCAAACAACAACTAAGTAA
- the LOC136078175 gene encoding steroid 17-alpha-hydroxylase/17,20 lyase-like: MWLEIFYGIVSPILLYIMVPYIRHLLECRKYPVGPFPLPVIGNFLSLGLQPHQTLAEYSKKYGNIFSISFGMKRVVIISEINATREALVQKATNFAGRPLSYAVQLATRGYKVITFMDYGPLWKNLRKIVHSSLTFYGEKSESFESLLIKESEELHRRLLQKSKKPTELKTEFGAAIANVISFIVFGKRYQYSDSAFKEILTMINQLFAGVSNTSSIDFLPWLRYLPFTKIKEFKITLSKYFLFLNKELKVHKETYDENNIRDYVDSIIKFSKDKTTKIKIEEDLNNEHLEHIIGDMFLGGVETTLTSLLWLTLYMIHYQEIQEEIFNEIIAIVGENRYPSLKDLDSLNLVKASINESLRLASVVPLGVPHKTMSETTLMGYSIPKNTTVIINHWQIHNDTNHWEKPEEFNPYRWINKDNIFDSSKATSYLPFSIGLRACLGKTMAEKELFFFFTRLIRDFKFEGLPGCPLPSLIGKCNITNSPDSFEVYLTPRINNLMCKTSQHHKHFSKNNEKE, translated from the exons atgtggCTTGAGATTTTCTATGGTATAGTTTCTCCaattttgttgtatattatgGTACCATATATTAGGCACTTACTGGAATGCAGAAAATATCCGGTAGGACCATTTCCTTTACCTGTTATTGGTAACTTTCTGTCATTAGGATTACAACCTCATCAAACTTTGGCTGAATATTCAAAGAAATACGGAAATATCTTCAGTATTAGTTTTGGAATGAAAAGGGTTGTTataatttcagaaataaatgCAACTAGAGAAGCTTTAGTTCAAAAAGCAACTAATTTTGCTGGTCGACCATTATCTTACGCAGTTCAACTAGCCACACGTGGATATAAAGTCATTACGTTCATGGACTATGGGCCATTATggaaaaatttgagaaaaattgtACATTCTTCATTAACGTTTTACGGAGAAAAAAGTGAAAGTTTTGAAAGCTTACTTATAAAAGAAAGCGAAGAGTTGCATAGAAGGCTTTTGCagaaatcaaagaaacctaCTGAGTTAAAGACAGAAtttg gTGCTGCAATTGCAAATGtgattagttttattgtttttggcAAAAGATACCAGTACTCTGATTCGGCGTTTAAAGAAATCCTTACTATGATAAACCAATTATTCGCTGGAGTGTCAAATACATCTTCTATTGATTTTTTACCGTGGTTGCGATATTtgccatttactaaaataaaagaatttaaaatcacgctttctaaatattttctttttcttaacaAAGAATTAAAAGTACATAAAGAAACATATGATGAAAACAACATTCGAGATTATgtagattctattataaaattttctaaagatAAAACCACTAAAATAAAGATCGAGGAggatttaaataatgaacattTGGAGCATATTATTGGTGATATGTTTTTAGGTGGCGTTGAGACCACTTTGACATCATTGTTATGGCTAACTCTTTACATGATTCATTACCAAGAAATTCAAGAAGAAATCTTCAACGAAATAATAGCAATTGTAGGAGAAAATCGGTATCCATCTTTGAAAGACCTAGACTCGCTTAACCTTGTTAAAGCTTCAATAAACGAGTCATTGCGTCTAGCTTCAGTTGTTCCACTCGGAGTACCACACAAAACAATGAGTGAAACAACTCTAATGGGGTATAGCATTCCTAAAAATACAActgtaataataaatcattGGCAGATTCATAATGATACTAACCACTGGGAAAAACCTGAAGAATTTAATCCTTATCGATGGATTAATAAAGATAACATATTTGATTCAAGCAAAGCAACTAGCTATTTGCCTTTTTCTATTGGTTTAAGAGCTTGTTTAGGGAAAACAATGGCTGAAAAAGagctcttttttttctttactcgGTTAATTCGAGACTTTAAGTTTGAAGGTTTACCCGGTTGTCCACTTCCAAGTTTAATAGGAAAATGCAATATTACCAATTCTCCAGATTCATTTGAAGTTTATTTGACTCCAAGAATAAACAATCTTATGTGTAAAACATCACAGCATCATAAAcatttcagtaaaaataatgaaaaagaataa